In Planctomycetota bacterium, a single window of DNA contains:
- a CDS encoding DUF6584 family protein has translation MRRLIERVERDVVAGDLGSARRRLMSRVREAGYSAELCERIARLSCDMRDTREAGRWFFLTACDDPQASAAIAVFVQSCAGVRERVLGQLPRCFATRKPSGLPECAQRRLAELTPEPGAKQTSARRQSGTGLGIGCMILMALVLLAAAYGVRSILRDVLT, from the coding sequence ATGCGCCGGCTCATCGAGCGAGTTGAGCGGGATGTCGTCGCTGGGGATCTGGGCAGTGCGCGACGCAGGCTCATGTCGCGCGTGCGCGAAGCGGGGTACTCGGCGGAGCTGTGCGAGCGGATCGCACGGCTGTCTTGCGACATGCGGGACACACGAGAGGCCGGGCGGTGGTTCTTTCTCACGGCTTGCGATGATCCGCAGGCGTCGGCGGCGATCGCGGTGTTCGTGCAATCGTGCGCGGGTGTTCGTGAGCGAGTCCTGGGGCAGTTGCCACGCTGCTTCGCGACGCGCAAGCCATCAGGATTGCCCGAATGTGCGCAGCGTCGTCTGGCCGAGCTGACGCCCGAGCCGGGCGCGAAGCAGACGAGCGCGCGCCGGCAAAGTGGCACGGGCCTCGGAATCGGCTGCATGATACTCATGGCGCTTGTGCTCCTCGCCGCGGCGTACGGCGTGCGGTCCATTCTTCGGGACGTGCTCACGTAA
- a CDS encoding acyl-CoA carboxylase subunit beta: protein MSTSPAAANSLRDQTEALLRTEAKIREGGGAKAIERQHEKRRLTARERIALLVDRPHAERGGTQFQELGLWAAHEMYKEHGGAPAAGVVTGIGTVQGRRCMIIANDATVKAGAFFPMTCKKIIRAQTIAMMARLPLIYLVDSAGVFLPLQEDVFPDTDDFGRIFRNNAVISAMGIPQIAAIMGYCVAGGGYLPVLCDTLLMTEGSGLYLAGPALVKAAIGQEVTDEELGGATMHASISGTIDFKEKDDEACIERLRSLMAKYSMPRCLAAAMPSPPSSAVTIDDVFTDKPGAQYDIKEVIACLVDAQPPGSESRTTQGDFDEYKADYGQSIVCGYASIGGHACGIVANQKKLVQRAVAGGKAGPSKAVQMPGVIYDDSADKSARFIMDCNQRKIPIVFLHDTTGFMVGRDSEQGGIIRAGAKMVNAMANCVVPKIVVILGGSYGAGNYAMCGRAFDQFLSFAWPSAKCAVMGANQATGVLVQIEEASRKRKGETIDEAAHEKIYGAIHASYTEQAAITHGAARGWVDRMIEPHKTREELIAALDAANQAWDYGQPFRTGVLQV, encoded by the coding sequence ATGAGCACGTCCCCCGCTGCGGCCAACTCCCTGCGCGACCAGACCGAGGCACTTCTCCGCACCGAAGCGAAGATCCGCGAGGGCGGCGGGGCGAAGGCCATCGAACGCCAGCACGAGAAACGCCGCCTCACCGCGCGCGAGCGGATCGCGTTGCTCGTGGACAGACCCCACGCGGAGCGTGGGGGTACCCAGTTCCAGGAACTCGGGCTCTGGGCCGCCCACGAGATGTACAAGGAGCACGGCGGGGCGCCCGCGGCCGGCGTTGTGACCGGCATCGGCACCGTGCAGGGGCGCCGGTGCATGATCATCGCGAACGACGCGACGGTGAAGGCCGGGGCGTTCTTTCCCATGACGTGCAAGAAGATCATCCGGGCGCAGACCATCGCGATGATGGCGCGCCTGCCGCTGATCTACCTGGTGGACAGCGCGGGCGTCTTCCTGCCGCTGCAGGAGGACGTGTTCCCCGACACGGACGACTTCGGGCGGATCTTCCGCAACAACGCGGTCATCAGCGCGATGGGAATCCCGCAGATCGCGGCCATCATGGGCTACTGCGTCGCGGGGGGCGGGTACCTGCCCGTGCTGTGCGACACGCTGCTGATGACCGAAGGGAGCGGGCTGTACCTCGCCGGGCCGGCGCTGGTGAAGGCCGCGATCGGGCAGGAAGTGACCGACGAGGAACTCGGCGGCGCGACGATGCACGCGAGCATCAGCGGGACGATCGACTTCAAGGAGAAGGACGACGAGGCGTGCATCGAGCGGCTGCGGAGCCTGATGGCGAAGTACTCGATGCCTCGGTGCCTTGCCGCCGCGATGCCTTCTCCGCCATCGAGCGCCGTAACGATTGACGACGTGTTCACCGATAAGCCCGGCGCGCAGTACGACATCAAGGAAGTCATCGCATGCCTCGTGGATGCACAGCCGCCCGGCTCGGAGAGCCGGACTACCCAAGGCGACTTCGACGAATACAAGGCCGACTACGGCCAGTCGATCGTCTGCGGCTATGCCTCGATCGGCGGGCACGCGTGCGGCATCGTCGCGAATCAGAAGAAACTGGTGCAGCGGGCGGTGGCGGGCGGAAAGGCGGGCCCATCCAAGGCCGTGCAGATGCCCGGCGTGATCTACGACGACAGCGCGGACAAGAGCGCCCGGTTCATCATGGACTGCAACCAGCGGAAGATCCCGATCGTGTTCCTGCATGACACGACGGGGTTCATGGTCGGGCGCGACAGCGAGCAGGGGGGCATCATCCGCGCGGGCGCGAAGATGGTGAACGCGATGGCCAACTGCGTGGTGCCGAAGATCGTCGTGATCCTGGGGGGCTCGTACGGCGCGGGCAACTACGCGATGTGCGGGCGCGCGTTCGATCAGTTCCTGTCGTTCGCGTGGCCCAGCGCCAAGTGCGCGGTGATGGGCGCGAACCAGGCGACGGGCGTGCTGGTGCAGATCGAGGAAGCAAGCCGCAAACGCAAGGGCGAGACGATCGACGAGGCGGCGCACGAGAAGATCTACGGCGCGATCCACGCGTCGTACACCGAGCAGGCGGCGATCACCCACGGCGCGGCACGCGGGTGGGTCGACCGGATGATCGAGCCCCACAAGACGCGCGAGGAACTCATCGCGGCGTTGGACGCCGCGAATCAGGCGTGGGATTACGGTCAGCCGTTCAGGACGGGAGTGTTGCAGGTGTGA
- a CDS encoding glycerophosphodiester phosphodiesterase family protein, translating into MHTPACPNFPSLRVRSGSRVLAIAAALGVGAPALAQSPTLWNFDNPGNRLMPTFGPGTISYRGTSINVTQFGTCTAFGIPLLPGGDSGVMRVPAYTASQGLLVDHNTPANGAHIADGWVSNYTLLFDLLIPASSFAAPRSLYNTNLTNANDGDAFINAAGAIGLGSVFCGQLQPDTWHRVAVVAGAGFGEGLFYFYIDGAFVGALGGTGGGIGSRHALYANTGADQGFILFGDDNTQTGVTYVSSFMYVDERLSETQIAALGRPTAAGLGTPGAPPVATPGTAASTGVIAHRGNSGHAPENTLASVDQALDLCVDAIEIDVRLSADGQVVLMHDTTLDRTTDQTGNANARTAAQLAQADAGEWFSRAYDAEPVPTLVQALLLAKQKGGRLYLDVKVSGAGPAINAALQQAGVPASDIWLWAYNDANITEFFQTIPGARIVCDQVPTTPAAMIALRDRGVVGFDYGWGSSAINPTQIALAHAHGLFVSAYTLDSPAQILGAIAAGVDYFETDFPAFAYSLMQSRPACCAADPDYTRDGNVDQDDIACLAQVIAGDASCSDADPDFNRDGNADQDDIAALEQVVAGAPCP; encoded by the coding sequence ATGCACACGCCGGCTTGTCCCAACTTCCCGTCCCTGCGCGTCCGTTCCGGGTCTCGCGTACTGGCGATCGCCGCCGCCCTGGGCGTCGGCGCGCCGGCGCTCGCGCAGTCTCCCACGCTCTGGAACTTCGACAACCCGGGCAACCGACTCATGCCGACGTTCGGGCCGGGCACGATCTCGTACCGGGGCACCTCGATCAACGTCACGCAGTTCGGCACCTGCACCGCCTTCGGCATCCCGCTGCTCCCGGGGGGTGATTCCGGCGTGATGCGCGTGCCGGCCTACACCGCCTCGCAGGGCCTGCTCGTCGACCACAACACGCCCGCGAACGGCGCCCACATCGCCGACGGCTGGGTCTCGAACTACACGCTGCTCTTCGACCTGCTCATCCCCGCCTCGTCCTTCGCCGCGCCCCGCTCGCTCTACAACACCAACCTCACGAATGCCAACGACGGCGACGCGTTCATCAACGCCGCGGGCGCCATCGGCCTGGGCTCGGTGTTCTGCGGCCAGCTCCAGCCCGACACCTGGCACCGCGTGGCGGTCGTCGCCGGGGCCGGCTTCGGCGAGGGGTTGTTCTACTTCTACATCGACGGCGCCTTCGTCGGCGCGCTCGGCGGCACGGGCGGGGGCATCGGCTCGCGACACGCCCTGTACGCCAACACCGGCGCCGACCAGGGCTTCATACTCTTCGGCGACGACAACACGCAGACCGGCGTGACCTACGTCTCCAGTTTCATGTACGTGGACGAACGCCTGTCCGAGACGCAGATCGCCGCGCTGGGCCGCCCCACCGCCGCCGGGCTCGGCACGCCCGGAGCGCCGCCCGTCGCGACACCCGGCACCGCCGCGAGCACCGGCGTGATCGCGCACCGCGGCAACTCCGGGCACGCCCCCGAGAACACCCTCGCCAGCGTTGATCAGGCCCTGGACCTCTGCGTCGACGCCATCGAGATCGACGTGCGCCTCTCGGCCGACGGGCAGGTCGTGCTCATGCACGACACAACCCTCGACCGCACGACCGACCAGACCGGCAACGCCAACGCCCGCACCGCCGCCCAGCTCGCGCAGGCCGACGCCGGCGAGTGGTTCAGCCGTGCGTACGACGCCGAGCCCGTGCCCACGCTCGTGCAGGCGCTGCTGCTCGCCAAGCAGAAGGGCGGGCGCCTGTACCTGGACGTCAAGGTCTCGGGCGCCGGGCCGGCGATCAACGCGGCGTTGCAGCAGGCCGGCGTTCCCGCGAGCGACATCTGGCTCTGGGCGTACAACGACGCGAACATCACCGAGTTCTTCCAGACCATCCCCGGCGCCCGCATCGTGTGCGACCAGGTGCCCACCACCCCCGCCGCCATGATCGCGCTGCGCGACCGGGGCGTCGTCGGCTTCGACTACGGCTGGGGCAGCAGCGCCATCAACCCGACGCAGATCGCCCTCGCGCACGCCCACGGCCTGTTCGTCTCGGCCTACACGCTCGACTCGCCCGCGCAGATCCTCGGCGCCATCGCCGCGGGCGTCGACTACTTCGAGACCGACTTCCCCGCCTTCGCCTACTCGCTCATGCAGTCGCGCCCCGCGTGCTGCGCCGCCGACCCCGACTACACCCGCGACGGCAACGTCGACCAGGACGACATCGCCTGCCTCGCCCAGGTCATCGCGGGCGACGCCTCGTGCAGCGACGCCGACCCGGACTTCAACCGCGACGGCAACGCCGACCAGGACGACATCGCCGCGCTCGAGCAGGTCGTCGCCGGCGCGCCCTGCCCATAA
- a CDS encoding OsmC family protein has protein sequence MVTIDVRYSGGKKCDLTHPQGATLRTDAPRDIGGDASAFSPTDLVAAGLASCILTTIAMWAERHGIDITGATARVEKGMSTPPAPRRIARLPVVVTLPASLPPDMRERAEKIGHACPVHASLHPDVDAPIEYRYE, from the coding sequence ATGGTGACCATCGACGTGCGGTACTCGGGCGGGAAGAAGTGCGACCTCACGCACCCGCAGGGCGCGACGCTGCGGACCGACGCGCCGCGCGACATCGGGGGCGACGCGAGCGCGTTCAGCCCCACGGATCTCGTCGCCGCCGGGCTGGCGAGCTGCATCCTCACCACGATCGCGATGTGGGCGGAGCGGCACGGGATCGACATCACCGGCGCCACGGCCCGGGTGGAGAAGGGCATGAGCACGCCCCCGGCGCCACGGCGCATCGCGAGGCTGCCGGTGGTGGTGACGCTGCCCGCGAGCCTGCCGCCCGACATGCGCGAGCGCGCGGAGAAGATCGGGCACGCCTGCCCGGTGCACGCGAGCCTGCACCCGGATGTCGACGCCCCGATCGAGTACCGGTACGAGTGA
- a CDS encoding ABC transporter permease subunit, translating to MNIGPFNVGLVRRALREVFWSTVVLALISGAISGLLAYALPRVQARFMSRGRIPPGVRQFRDAMFGFDSTSSSVSDIAFSLAWSHPIVIALLAAHAIIVCTRVLAGEVERGTVDVLLALPVSRMRLFASETLAWSMSGAVLLGAVYAGSWTGARFIEEQYRPDFGRLFMVLCNLALVYGVIGMVAMFGAIVSDRRVRAVLATIILTVFSVLINFLYTLDPSLEFTKHLRFLSVLDYYRPIRMLMEAAWPWRDMGILAGTIGVLWVGALVVLSRRDITTT from the coding sequence ATGAACATCGGGCCGTTCAACGTGGGGCTGGTGCGTCGGGCGCTGCGCGAGGTCTTCTGGTCGACGGTGGTGCTGGCGCTGATCTCGGGGGCGATCTCGGGGCTGCTGGCGTACGCGTTGCCGCGGGTGCAGGCGCGGTTCATGAGCCGCGGCCGGATCCCGCCGGGGGTGCGCCAGTTCCGCGACGCTATGTTCGGCTTCGACTCGACGAGTTCGTCGGTGTCGGACATCGCGTTCTCGCTGGCGTGGAGCCACCCGATCGTGATCGCGCTGCTGGCGGCTCACGCGATCATCGTGTGCACGCGGGTGCTGGCGGGGGAGGTGGAGCGCGGGACGGTGGACGTGCTGCTCGCGCTGCCCGTGTCGCGGATGCGCCTCTTCGCGAGCGAGACGCTGGCGTGGTCGATGAGCGGCGCGGTCCTGCTCGGGGCGGTGTACGCGGGCAGTTGGACGGGCGCGCGGTTCATCGAGGAGCAGTACCGCCCGGACTTCGGGCGGCTCTTCATGGTGCTGTGCAACCTCGCGCTGGTCTACGGCGTGATCGGCATGGTCGCGATGTTCGGCGCGATCGTGAGCGACCGGCGCGTCCGCGCGGTGCTCGCGACCATCATCCTCACCGTGTTCTCGGTGCTCATCAACTTCCTGTACACCCTCGATCCCTCGCTCGAGTTCACCAAGCACCTGCGATTCCTGAGCGTGCTCGACTACTACCGACCGATCCGGATGCTCATGGAGGCGGCGTGGCCCTGGCGCGACATGGGCATCCTCGCGGGCACGATCGGCGTGCTGTGGGTCGGGGCGCTCGTCGTGCTGTCGCGGCGTGACATCACCACGACGTAG
- a CDS encoding ABC transporter ATP-binding protein, giving the protein MSAVIEISNLTRRYGRRRGVDDVTLSIGAGTLYGFLGPNGAGKTTTIRVLLGFLRASSGRATVLGLDCWRDSARVKREVGAIPGDLRLWPYLNGHSALALFGSVRGKDLRAAGLALADELELDLRVPVRKMSRGMRQKLGLILALAHDPQVLILDEPTTALDPLMQDRLREILRRKARAGRTVFFSSHTLSEVEDLCERVAIVRQGRIVADSTLEELRRQASHEVQVHWRERAPETVPEFLTLDVRTAREWRGRLRGEIGVLLAYLGAHPGVEDVRIARPDLEDIFRRYYEDEAGVAGAAAPDVAEARS; this is encoded by the coding sequence ATGAGTGCAGTCATTGAAATCAGCAACCTGACGCGTCGCTACGGGCGTCGGCGCGGCGTGGACGACGTGACGCTGTCCATCGGCGCGGGGACGCTGTACGGGTTTCTCGGGCCCAACGGCGCGGGAAAGACCACCACCATCCGCGTGCTGCTGGGGTTCCTGCGCGCGTCGTCCGGGCGCGCGACGGTGCTGGGGCTCGACTGCTGGCGCGATTCGGCGCGCGTGAAGCGCGAGGTGGGGGCGATTCCCGGCGACCTGCGCCTGTGGCCTTATCTGAACGGGCACTCGGCGCTCGCGCTGTTCGGCAGCGTGCGCGGGAAGGACCTGCGCGCGGCGGGCCTGGCGCTGGCGGACGAACTGGAACTGGACCTGCGCGTGCCGGTGCGGAAGATGTCGCGCGGCATGCGCCAGAAGCTGGGCCTGATCCTGGCGCTGGCCCACGACCCGCAGGTATTGATCCTGGACGAACCGACCACCGCGCTGGACCCGCTGATGCAGGACCGCCTGCGCGAGATCCTCCGCCGCAAGGCCCGGGCGGGGCGCACGGTGTTCTTCAGCAGCCACACGCTGAGCGAGGTGGAGGACCTGTGCGAGCGGGTGGCGATCGTGCGCCAGGGGCGGATCGTGGCCGACAGCACGCTGGAGGAACTGCGCCGGCAGGCGAGCCACGAGGTGCAGGTGCACTGGCGTGAGCGGGCGCCCGAGACGGTGCCGGAGTTCCTGACGCTGGATGTGCGGACGGCGCGCGAGTGGCGTGGGCGGCTGCGGGGCGAGATCGGGGTGCTGCTGGCGTACCTGGGCGCTCACCCGGGGGTGGAGGACGTGCGGATCGCGCGCCCGGACCTCGAGGACATCTTCCGCCGGTACTACGAGGACGAGGCGGGCGTCGCGGGTGCGGCGGCGCCGGACGTGGCGGAGGCGCGCTCATGA
- a CDS encoding hydroxymethylglutaryl-CoA lyase, which yields MSDRVRITDVSPRDGLQNEPGVIPATDKASLVRAVVASGVDEVEVSSFVSARWVPQLGDAEEVFGLLAADPPHRCVFSALVPNERGLDAALAVNARCGRALIGKVAVFTAASETFSRRNTNASIAETLDRFAPVITRAHAAGVRVRGYVSCVVACPFEGPIAPDAVARVVARLRALGVDEIDLGDTIGAGTPQTIAEVLDAVRPAWGDFVPADALAPHGAPAGAGYCTLHLHDTFGQAAACVRAALDRGVRSFDGSVAGLGGCPYASTPHRRAPGNIDTQVLVRTLRERGFSTDVGDAALAHAAAVARDLVARARTETPP from the coding sequence ATGTCCGATCGCGTGCGGATCACCGATGTTTCTCCCCGGGACGGGCTGCAGAACGAGCCCGGCGTCATCCCCGCGACCGACAAAGCCTCGCTCGTTCGGGCCGTGGTCGCCTCTGGGGTCGACGAGGTCGAGGTTTCCAGTTTCGTCAGCGCCCGGTGGGTGCCCCAGCTCGGCGACGCCGAGGAGGTCTTCGGCCTGCTCGCCGCCGACCCGCCCCACCGCTGCGTGTTCTCGGCGCTGGTGCCCAACGAGCGCGGGCTCGACGCCGCGCTGGCCGTGAACGCGCGCTGCGGGCGCGCGCTCATCGGCAAGGTCGCGGTCTTCACCGCCGCCAGCGAGACCTTCAGCCGGCGGAACACCAACGCGTCGATCGCCGAGACGCTGGACCGATTCGCGCCGGTGATCACGCGCGCCCACGCCGCCGGCGTGCGCGTGCGAGGCTACGTCTCCTGCGTGGTGGCGTGCCCGTTCGAGGGGCCGATCGCGCCCGACGCGGTGGCGCGCGTCGTGGCGCGCCTGCGTGCGCTGGGGGTCGACGAGATCGACCTGGGCGACACCATCGGGGCCGGCACGCCGCAGACCATCGCCGAAGTGCTCGACGCCGTCCGTCCCGCGTGGGGCGACTTCGTGCCGGCGGACGCGCTCGCGCCGCACGGCGCGCCCGCCGGCGCGGGGTACTGCACGCTGCACCTGCACGACACGTTCGGGCAGGCCGCCGCGTGCGTGCGGGCCGCGCTCGATCGGGGCGTGCGCTCCTTCGACGGGTCGGTCGCCGGGCTGGGGGGCTGCCCGTACGCCAGCACGCCCCATCGCCGCGCACCGGGCAACATCGACACGCAGGTGCTCGTGCGCACGCTGCGTGAGCGCGGGTTCTCGACGGACGTGGGCGACGCGGCCCTCGCGCACGCGGCGGCGGTCGCGCGCGATCTCGTCGCGCGAGCGCGCACGGAGACCCCGCCATGA